A single genomic interval of Adhaeribacter pallidiroseus harbors:
- a CDS encoding cyanophycinase: MTKPKGTLIALGGGDDDGLLQLIRADYCQANSVVEVITTAAPSPQESGDAYQEAFVELGLKNAHVMHIDEQNAADKPEYLERINRADVFFFTGGDQRRINQFLLDTQVQRLMQQRYQNEDIVIAGTSAGASAISNRMIYEGYGSNSLVKGETKTCSGLSFVQKLYIDSHFTERGRFGRLAVAIAKWPDYLGIGLGEETGVIIKEGSLVEVFGPGVVTIIDGSQIQYCNIDEVAYGSPIAVENLVMHLLVEGHRYCITDKRLQPILKQVSDSKI, from the coding sequence ATGACAAAACCTAAAGGTACCTTAATTGCGCTGGGTGGTGGCGACGACGATGGCTTGCTACAATTAATCCGGGCAGATTATTGCCAAGCTAATTCCGTGGTGGAAGTAATTACAACGGCCGCTCCTTCGCCGCAGGAATCGGGTGATGCGTACCAGGAAGCTTTTGTGGAGTTGGGTTTAAAGAATGCCCACGTGATGCACATTGATGAACAAAATGCAGCGGATAAACCAGAATATTTAGAGCGAATTAACCGGGCGGATGTTTTCTTTTTTACCGGCGGCGACCAACGCCGCATCAACCAATTTCTGCTCGATACCCAAGTACAGCGATTAATGCAGCAGCGGTACCAAAACGAAGATATTGTAATTGCCGGCACCAGTGCCGGGGCCAGTGCTATTTCTAACCGCATGATTTACGAAGGTTACGGCTCTAACTCTCTAGTAAAAGGCGAAACCAAAACGTGTTCCGGCCTCTCGTTTGTACAAAAATTATACATTGATTCGCATTTTACTGAACGAGGCCGATTTGGTCGTTTGGCGGTAGCGATTGCTAAATGGCCCGATTACCTGGGTATAGGTTTAGGGGAAGAAACCGGGGTAATTATTAAAGAAGGCAGCCTGGTAGAAGTATTTGGCCCTGGGGTAGTAACCATTATTGATGGCAGCCAAATTCAGTACTGCAACATTGATGAGGTGGCTTATGGCTCGCCGATTGCAGTAGAAAACTTGGTGATGCACCTGCTGGTGGAAGGACACCGGTATTGTATTACCGATAAAAGATTACAACCTATACTAAAGCAGGTAAGCGACTCCAAAATTTAA
- the ruvX gene encoding Holliday junction resolvase RuvX yields the protein MARIVAIDYGNKRVGIAVTDPLKLIATPLETIHTQDIFSYLKAYTQQQPVEAIVVGMPKKLDNTPTDVTSAVIGFVRKLQKEIPGIPVHTLDERFTSRMAFQAMIAGGLKKKDRQNKATVDKVSAAIILQSYLEANP from the coding sequence ATGGCCCGAATTGTAGCGATTGATTACGGAAATAAACGGGTTGGTATAGCCGTAACCGATCCGTTAAAACTGATTGCTACGCCTTTAGAGACCATTCATACCCAGGATATTTTCAGCTATCTAAAAGCGTATACCCAACAGCAGCCAGTAGAAGCAATTGTAGTAGGAATGCCAAAAAAATTAGATAATACTCCTACCGATGTAACCAGTGCCGTAATTGGTTTTGTGCGCAAATTGCAAAAAGAGATACCCGGTATACCGGTGCATACCTTAGACGAGCGTTTTACTTCCCGGATGGCTTTCCAGGCGATGATTGCGGGCGGATTAAAGAAGAAAGACCGGCAAAATAAAGCTACCGTTGATAAAGTAAGTGCCGCTATTATTCTGCAATCGTATTTAGAAGCTAATCCCTAG
- a CDS encoding S41 family peptidase yields MSEKFKNSPFQVRLPLFLGLAMAAGILIGANVFQASSNNPQSTAKSYLKFRDILSYIDRDYVDTVNVEELSDYAINKMLEKLDPHTAYIPASEMDVARSYLEGDFDGIGVEFNIFKDTVFIVAPLSGGPSESVGLQAGDKIIQVDKKNIAGVGITTQGVFEKLRGSKGTKVNLTILRRNEKKPMDFVVTRNKIPTVSVETGYMVDNHTGYIKVTRFAANTYEEFKSALVKLKKKGMDRLILDLRGNPGGYMDRATRMADEFIAGNKKIVYTDGKGTKYDNETYAHVRGEFEEGPVIVLIDEGSASASEIVSGALQDNDRALIVGRRSFGKGLVQMPIPLNDGSELRLTISRYYTPSGRSIQKPYTEGAEDYEMDILNRFQRGEFFHPDSIKFNDSLKYKTLHGRVVYGGGGIMPDVFVARDTMELTNYLNELYSKNLVREFALNYYQDHKAELQKIPFEKFKATFEVSDKMLEAINKEAKDLKITYNDKEFKRSKNLLKNNIKAYIARSVYGPEGLYPIFHETDPDFQQALKLFDQANKLSKGYVQLGINKFRVD; encoded by the coding sequence ATGAGCGAAAAATTTAAAAATTCCCCCTTTCAGGTTCGATTACCTTTATTTTTAGGCCTGGCCATGGCGGCCGGAATCCTAATTGGTGCCAATGTGTTTCAAGCTTCCAGCAATAATCCGCAAAGCACCGCTAAAAGCTATTTAAAATTTCGGGATATTCTGTCGTACATCGACCGGGATTACGTGGATACCGTGAACGTGGAAGAGCTATCGGACTATGCCATTAACAAAATGCTGGAAAAACTGGATCCGCATACCGCTTATATACCCGCCAGCGAAATGGACGTAGCCCGCTCGTACCTGGAAGGCGATTTTGATGGTATTGGGGTAGAATTTAATATTTTTAAAGATACCGTGTTTATTGTGGCCCCGCTCAGTGGCGGGCCCTCAGAGTCAGTTGGTTTACAGGCCGGCGATAAAATTATTCAGGTGGATAAAAAGAATATAGCCGGGGTAGGCATTACCACGCAGGGCGTTTTTGAAAAATTACGCGGCAGCAAAGGCACCAAAGTAAACCTGACTATTTTGCGGCGTAATGAAAAGAAACCCATGGATTTTGTGGTAACGCGTAATAAAATACCAACGGTTTCGGTAGAAACCGGTTACATGGTAGATAACCACACGGGCTATATTAAAGTAACCCGTTTTGCGGCCAATACTTACGAAGAGTTTAAATCGGCGCTGGTAAAGCTCAAGAAAAAAGGCATGGACCGGCTTATCCTGGACTTACGCGGTAACCCCGGCGGTTACATGGACCGGGCTACCCGTATGGCCGACGAGTTTATAGCGGGCAATAAAAAAATTGTGTATACCGACGGCAAAGGTACCAAGTACGATAACGAAACTTACGCGCATGTGCGCGGCGAGTTTGAAGAAGGTCCCGTAATAGTATTAATTGACGAAGGCAGCGCTTCGGCGTCCGAAATTGTTTCGGGTGCGCTGCAAGATAACGACCGTGCTTTAATTGTGGGCCGGCGTTCGTTTGGGAAAGGTTTAGTGCAGATGCCTATTCCGCTAAATGACGGTTCGGAGCTCCGCTTAACTATTTCGCGATATTATACGCCCAGCGGCCGTTCTATTCAAAAACCTTATACCGAAGGAGCCGAAGATTACGAAATGGATATTTTAAACCGTTTTCAGCGCGGCGAATTTTTTCATCCGGATAGCATTAAGTTTAACGATTCGTTGAAATACAAAACCTTGCACGGCCGTGTCGTGTACGGTGGAGGTGGCATTATGCCCGATGTATTTGTGGCCCGCGATACCATGGAACTCACCAATTATTTAAATGAACTGTATAGTAAAAACCTGGTGCGCGAATTTGCTTTAAATTACTACCAGGATCATAAAGCAGAACTACAGAAAATACCGTTTGAAAAATTTAAAGCTACTTTTGAGGTAAGTGATAAAATGCTGGAAGCTATTAACAAGGAAGCCAAAGATTTAAAAATCACGTATAACGATAAAGAATTTAAACGATCGAAAAACCTGCTGAAGAATAATATTAAAGCTTACATTGCCCGCAGCGTGTACGGCCCCGAAGGACTGTATCCGATCTTCCACGAAACCGACCCGGATTTTCAACAAGCCCTAAAATTATTCGACCAAGCCAATAAACTCAGTAAAGGGTACGTGCAGCTCGGCATCAATAAATTCCGGGTAGATTAG
- a CDS encoding IS5 family transposase (programmed frameshift) codes for MVTKYEQIRFLSEALFRRLTGVHKATFEHMKAVLSEQIAKNKKVLGRPSRLSEADQVLMMLEYNREYRTYFHIAQSYQVSEATAFRLITRAENLLLQSGEFSLPGKKALLQSSISYQVVLVDATETRIERPPKKQRRYYSAKKKQHHLKTQMIVDKKSGKIICTHFAKGAVHDFQLFKCSQLKLPTPILLLADSGYQGIKKLIPQAHTPKKASKHYPLTRQDQQQNRALSSQRIKIENVFGFLKRFKIFATKYRNRRKRFGLRFNLFAAIANYDTI; via the exons ATGGTGACAAAATACGAACAAATCCGCTTTTTAAGCGAAGCTCTTTTCCGGCGCTTAACAGGGGTGCATAAAGCCACCTTTGAGCACATGAAAGCAGTTTTAAGCGAACAAATAGCCAAAAACAAGAAAGTTCTCGGTCGTCCTAGTCGCTTGTCGGAGGCCGATCAAGTATTGATGATGTTAGAATATAATCGGGAATACCGGACCTATTTTCACATCGCTCAGAGCTACCAAGTGAGTGAAGCCACGGCCTTCCGCTTGATTACACGAGCGGAAAATCTTTTACTCCAATCCGGGGAATTTAGCTTACCTGGCAAAAAAGCCCTTCTCCAAAGTTCCATCAGTTACCAAGTAGTACTGGTAGATGCTACGGAGACAAGAATCGAACGTCCCC CAAAAAAACAAAGACGCTACTACTCGGCTAAAAAGAAACAACATCATCTGAAAACACAAATGATAGTGGATAAGAAGAGCGGAAAAATCATTTGTACGCATTTTGCCAAAGGAGCAGTGCATGATTTCCAACTTTTTAAATGCAGCCAGCTTAAACTCCCAACTCCTATCCTGCTATTAGCGGATTCGGGTTATCAAGGAATCAAAAAGTTGATCCCGCAAGCCCATACCCCGAAGAAGGCCTCCAAACATTATCCTTTAACGCGGCAAGACCAGCAACAAAACCGAGCGTTGTCTTCCCAGCGAATCAAGATTGAAAACGTGTTTGGTTTTCTTAAACGATTCAAAATTTTTGCTACCAAGTATAGAAATCGTCGAAAGCGCTTTGGCTTACGCTTTAACCTCTTTGCTGCCATTGCTAATTACGACACTATCTAA
- a CDS encoding delta-60 repeat domain-containing protein has product MLYKILLYLINRSVSLFSEKLIGFLFFFLALAPLIQAQTVDANFKPSVYSNYEMDGQILASALQPADRNLIISGDFTKIDGSIRKSLARLKSDGSLDLNFDPGNSVDNSITAIAIQPDGKIIIGGMFTTYDGKPQNKLARLNKNGTLDETFHTGNAAANNFTIGTGANNYINAIELQADGKIIVGGYFTTTSGFYLSKIARLNADGTIDTSFNPGFGVNNTVNTVAVQPDGKIIIGGSFTAVNNISRIRIARLNPDGSLDTSFDAGMEVSSDATTKLDKVLLQPDGKVLIAGDFVSVKGSPQRYFARLNADGSLDVTFNTGGGADGIVSYLLLQPDGKVVLAGDFENINETSSRHIARLNADGTLDNTFVPGSGADGKIVTLALFPDGNIVAAGSFTSYSDVECQNLVQVTSVGKLNTQYNITKGNSSKVKAILIQSDGKILIGGSFSNVSTLPRNHVARLNKTGSLDKSFNEGSGPDGYVNALAQQADKKVIIGGNFTTVDGLSHNYLARYNADGSLDKNFNPFTNAEVEAIAIQKDGRILLGGSFTQVNGQARTRIARLNADGTLDETFNLATGISNTVSAIIVDAAGKIIIGGDFLKVNNINRKYLARLNPDGKLDASFYPGTGLDGAVKAIVQQPDGKVVFAGLFTSVNGETRKNIARLNTDGTLDVSFQTNANDGIYTVLLREDGRIMVGGIFTQIDGKVRNRIARLKANGSLDPTFDPRFRSNAGTNREVNTLALMSDNRLLLGGYFTMVTGYGRTRIALLSAKAPQTIKLSPISDVTDQSNPIPVTATASSGLPVTIEVISGPAILEGNTLVITGSGEVKIKTTQPGNEDYSAATPVELSFCVTPPQPVITIAKNVLTSSSDTGNQWYFNGEAIADATGKTYTVTKAGEYTVKVGTGTCLSTMSGGQKISEETLGEIEPKPEPNPDPTIVALAAFPNPASTELKIEGSAIGPGLVTIIFYDAVGRKVWQEEVESTTVDLNLNFSITQLPRGYMILHVITPKGTIRQHHVLN; this is encoded by the coding sequence ATGTTATACAAAATTCTACTTTATTTAATAAACAGATCTGTCTCTCTTTTTTCCGAGAAGTTAATAGGGTTTCTGTTTTTCTTTCTTGCCTTAGCGCCTCTTATTCAGGCGCAAACGGTAGATGCCAACTTTAAACCATCGGTGTACAGTAATTATGAAATGGACGGACAAATACTGGCTAGTGCTCTGCAACCGGCGGATCGAAACTTAATTATCTCGGGCGATTTTACCAAAATAGATGGCTCTATCCGCAAATCTTTAGCTCGTCTGAAGTCCGACGGTAGCCTAGATCTTAATTTTGATCCGGGAAACAGTGTTGATAATAGTATTACCGCTATAGCGATACAACCCGACGGTAAAATTATTATCGGCGGTATGTTTACCACCTATGATGGCAAACCGCAAAATAAATTAGCCCGCTTAAATAAAAACGGAACACTGGACGAAACTTTTCATACCGGTAATGCGGCAGCTAATAATTTTACGATTGGTACCGGGGCTAATAACTATATAAATGCCATTGAATTACAAGCTGATGGCAAAATAATAGTAGGAGGTTATTTTACCACCACTTCTGGTTTTTACCTGAGTAAGATTGCGCGACTTAACGCCGATGGTACCATTGATACTAGTTTCAATCCGGGGTTTGGCGTTAACAATACTGTAAACACGGTAGCTGTACAGCCGGATGGTAAAATAATTATTGGCGGTTCCTTTACGGCGGTTAACAATATTAGCCGTATCCGGATTGCCCGCCTAAACCCGGATGGAAGTTTGGATACTAGTTTTGATGCCGGCATGGAAGTAAGCTCCGATGCTACTACCAAGTTAGATAAAGTATTGCTGCAGCCAGATGGTAAGGTTTTAATTGCCGGCGATTTTGTATCGGTAAAAGGTTCTCCGCAGCGCTACTTTGCTCGCCTGAATGCCGACGGTAGTCTGGATGTAACTTTTAATACGGGTGGAGGTGCCGATGGGATTGTGAGTTACTTGCTGTTGCAGCCGGATGGCAAAGTAGTATTAGCCGGCGATTTCGAAAATATCAATGAAACTTCTAGCCGGCACATTGCCCGTTTAAATGCGGACGGTACCCTGGATAATACCTTCGTCCCTGGTTCCGGAGCCGATGGTAAAATTGTGACTTTAGCTCTTTTCCCCGATGGGAATATTGTGGCAGCGGGAAGTTTTACCTCTTATTCTGATGTAGAATGTCAGAATTTAGTGCAGGTAACTTCAGTTGGTAAGCTTAATACGCAGTATAATATTACAAAAGGAAATAGCAGTAAAGTAAAAGCTATTTTAATTCAATCAGACGGCAAAATTTTAATTGGTGGAAGTTTCTCCAATGTAAGTACCTTGCCACGTAACCATGTTGCCCGGCTGAACAAAACGGGTAGCCTCGATAAATCTTTCAATGAGGGTTCGGGCCCTGATGGTTATGTAAATGCATTAGCGCAGCAGGCCGACAAAAAAGTAATAATTGGCGGTAATTTTACCACAGTTGATGGATTAAGCCATAATTACTTAGCTCGTTATAATGCGGATGGTAGCTTAGATAAAAATTTTAATCCCTTCACCAATGCGGAAGTAGAAGCCATAGCCATTCAAAAAGATGGGCGTATATTACTTGGGGGTAGCTTTACCCAGGTAAATGGCCAGGCCCGAACCCGAATTGCCCGGTTAAATGCCGATGGCACTTTAGACGAAACCTTTAACCTTGCTACCGGAATTTCCAACACCGTATCCGCGATAATTGTAGATGCTGCGGGCAAAATTATAATCGGGGGCGATTTTTTAAAAGTTAACAATATTAACCGCAAATATTTAGCCCGCTTAAATCCGGATGGTAAATTAGATGCCAGTTTTTATCCGGGAACTGGCCTAGACGGAGCGGTGAAAGCTATTGTGCAACAACCGGATGGTAAAGTAGTTTTTGCCGGTTTATTTACTTCCGTTAACGGTGAAACTAGAAAAAATATTGCTCGCTTAAATACCGATGGTACTCTGGATGTTTCTTTCCAGACGAATGCGAACGATGGTATCTATACGGTGTTGCTTCGGGAAGATGGCCGGATAATGGTAGGTGGTATTTTTACCCAGATTGACGGTAAAGTACGTAACCGTATCGCCCGTTTAAAAGCCAATGGAAGCTTAGATCCTACTTTTGATCCTCGTTTCAGAAGCAATGCAGGCACTAACCGCGAAGTAAATACCTTGGCTCTAATGTCTGATAACCGATTGCTATTAGGAGGTTACTTCACCATGGTTACCGGTTACGGACGCACCCGCATTGCTTTACTTTCGGCAAAAGCCCCGCAAACTATTAAACTATCCCCCATTAGTGATGTAACAGACCAAAGCAATCCTATCCCTGTTACTGCTACCGCTTCTTCTGGTTTACCGGTTACCATTGAAGTAATTTCGGGGCCAGCCATTTTAGAAGGAAATACCCTGGTAATTACCGGTTCCGGCGAAGTAAAGATAAAAACTACCCAGCCGGGTAACGAAGACTACAGTGCGGCCACTCCGGTAGAATTATCTTTCTGTGTGACACCGCCTCAGCCAGTTATTACGATAGCTAAAAATGTGCTCACCTCAAGCAGTGATACGGGAAATCAATGGTATTTCAACGGCGAAGCTATTGCGGATGCTACGGGGAAAACCTACACGGTTACTAAAGCCGGTGAGTATACCGTAAAAGTGGGTACAGGTACTTGTCTCTCCACAATGTCTGGGGGGCAAAAGATTAGCGAGGAAACCCTCGGGGAAATAGAACCAAAACCAGAACCAAATCCCGATCCAACAATCGTCGCTCTAGCTGCCTTCCCCAACCCAGCTAGTACAGAGCTTAAAATCGAAGGCAGCGCAATTGGCCCTGGATTAGTTACTATTATTTTTTATGATGCGGTTGGCCGTAAAGTATGGCAAGAAGAGGTTGAAAGTACTACAGTTGATTTAAATTTAAATTTTTCTATTACGCAATTACCCCGGGGATATATGATCTTGCATGTTATTACTCCGAAAGGGACTATCCGGCAACATCATGTTCTAAATTAA
- a CDS encoding YihY/virulence factor BrkB family protein — protein sequence MAKYTFKDVLSIGKHAVSEFMENNSFRLAAALSYNTIFALPPLLLILITAASTFLGDVDWSSKLALQIQGMIGKDSAAEVQKMVNNINRNDAKGIMGAVGVGALIFTATTFFITLQDALNTIWNIKAKPKNNFVKVLQDRFLSFGLIISISILMLISFIISAALTAMMDILKKIFPDIAVIFMQIFDFAFSTGFITCMFALTFKYLPDAIIRWKDVWVGSFLTALLFVIGKYLIGFYLGNSDVASAYGAAGSVIILLVWIYYSSLIIFFGAEFTQEYAERFGERVRPKSHAVEVKLQEVTHAESQDKQAGRPPAEGRFRKE from the coding sequence ATGGCAAAATATACCTTTAAAGATGTTCTCTCCATTGGCAAACATGCAGTGTCCGAGTTTATGGAGAATAATTCCTTCCGGTTAGCGGCAGCCCTGTCTTACAATACTATTTTTGCTTTGCCGCCCTTACTGCTGATTTTAATTACGGCGGCTAGTACTTTTCTGGGCGATGTAGACTGGTCGAGCAAGCTTGCACTCCAGATTCAAGGCATGATTGGGAAAGACAGTGCCGCTGAAGTTCAGAAAATGGTTAATAACATAAACCGCAACGATGCCAAAGGCATTATGGGCGCCGTAGGAGTGGGAGCCCTTATTTTTACCGCTACTACTTTTTTTATAACCTTACAGGATGCCCTTAATACAATCTGGAATATTAAAGCCAAACCCAAAAACAATTTTGTAAAAGTACTGCAAGACCGGTTTTTATCTTTCGGCTTAATCATCAGTATTTCTATCTTAATGCTAATTTCCTTTATTATCAGTGCTGCTTTAACGGCCATGATGGATATTTTAAAAAAGATATTTCCGGATATAGCGGTTATTTTCATGCAAATTTTTGATTTTGCTTTTTCTACCGGGTTCATTACGTGTATGTTCGCTCTTACTTTTAAATACCTACCCGATGCCATTATTCGCTGGAAAGATGTTTGGGTAGGTTCGTTTTTAACGGCTCTGCTTTTTGTAATAGGTAAATATTTAATCGGCTTTTACCTAGGAAACAGCGATGTAGCCTCAGCGTATGGAGCAGCCGGCTCAGTTATTATTCTTCTGGTATGGATTTATTATTCTTCGTTAATTATTTTCTTTGGAGCAGAGTTTACGCAAGAGTACGCTGAACGCTTCGGTGAAAGAGTAAGACCAAAGTCGCACGCCGTTGAAGTAAAATTACAAGAAGTAACGCACGCCGAAAGCCAAGATAAACAAGCGGGTCGCCCACCCGCCGAAGGACGGTTCCGCAAAGAATAA
- a CDS encoding heavy metal translocating P-type ATPase has product MAINTTATLASDVVTATYPVGGMTCAACAASVESMLQAQPGVISASVSYANRSVAIHMQPGKVTFNQLQKTVRQIGYDLLANPEMAEELEKQHYTKLKKRTLGAFICAVPVIIISMFFHHGFPGSNWLLLVLTTPVVGWFGRDFFVNGFKKAKHGAANMDTLVALSTGVAYLFSAFNTFYPQWMNQRGLEPQVYFESAAAVIAFILLGKLLEERARKGTSAALKKLIALQPKKVKVLQPDSTEIEIPIEEVQSGDRIRIRPGEKIPVDGLVQQGESFLDESMLTGEPIALRKTINDRVFTGTLNQKGSLEIVAQKTGSETMLAQIIQTVQKAQASKPPVQKLADQISAVFVPIVLGLALLSFGIWYLVGPDNSLTFALQAFVTVLIIACPCALGLATPTAIMVAVGKGAENGILVKDAQSLEIAHKVNAIVLDKTGTLTKGRPEAEEFIWVSNKSNYSEVKEAVLAIEQRSEHPLAEAITQNLRLDELKPVNIEEFKSITGQGVQAKVGNQLYSIGNRTLLLDSGIVISERAEQIMKEQGELAKTLIFVAVEQELVAVIPVTDQIKETSVHAVRELQNLGLAVYLLTGDNQQAAEAIARQTGIVHVTAGVSPTGKADYVKQLQQNNLTVAMVGDGINDSPALAQADLGIAMGQGTDVAMETAGLTLMQSDLRSIAKAIKLSRATVSTIRQNLFWAFIYNLIGIPIAAGVLYPINGYLLNPMLAGAAMALSSVSVVANSLRLRRLML; this is encoded by the coding sequence ATGGCCATAAACACCACCGCAACACTTGCCTCAGATGTAGTTACTGCTACCTATCCCGTGGGCGGTATGACTTGCGCCGCCTGCGCTGCTAGTGTCGAATCGATGCTTCAAGCCCAGCCGGGCGTAATTTCGGCTTCCGTATCTTACGCCAACCGTTCGGTAGCTATTCACATGCAACCCGGTAAAGTAACTTTTAATCAGTTACAGAAAACGGTAAGACAAATTGGTTACGACTTGCTGGCTAATCCCGAAATGGCCGAAGAACTGGAAAAACAGCATTATACAAAACTTAAGAAAAGAACACTAGGTGCTTTTATCTGCGCGGTGCCGGTTATTATCATCAGCATGTTTTTCCACCACGGTTTTCCCGGATCGAACTGGTTATTACTGGTGCTTACTACCCCGGTAGTTGGTTGGTTTGGGCGGGATTTTTTTGTAAACGGATTTAAAAAAGCCAAGCACGGTGCAGCTAATATGGATACTTTGGTGGCTCTTAGTACCGGAGTTGCCTACTTATTTAGTGCTTTTAACACCTTTTATCCGCAATGGATGAACCAACGCGGGTTAGAGCCGCAAGTTTACTTTGAATCGGCGGCAGCCGTTATTGCTTTTATTTTATTGGGGAAGTTACTCGAAGAACGAGCCCGCAAAGGAACTTCGGCGGCTTTGAAAAAATTAATCGCGCTGCAACCCAAAAAAGTAAAAGTGCTCCAACCCGACTCAACCGAAATAGAAATACCCATAGAGGAAGTGCAATCCGGCGACCGCATCCGGATCCGGCCCGGTGAAAAAATACCCGTAGATGGCTTGGTGCAACAAGGAGAATCGTTCCTGGACGAAAGCATGCTGACGGGGGAACCTATTGCCTTACGCAAAACTATTAACGACCGGGTATTTACCGGAACGCTTAATCAGAAAGGCAGCCTGGAGATTGTAGCGCAAAAAACCGGTTCCGAAACCATGCTGGCCCAAATTATACAAACGGTACAAAAGGCCCAAGCGAGTAAGCCGCCCGTGCAAAAATTAGCCGATCAGATTTCGGCGGTTTTTGTACCAATCGTGTTGGGGCTGGCGCTTTTGAGTTTTGGTATTTGGTACCTGGTTGGCCCCGATAATAGCTTAACTTTTGCTTTGCAGGCTTTTGTTACGGTATTAATTATTGCTTGCCCTTGTGCGCTAGGTTTAGCCACGCCCACGGCTATTATGGTAGCTGTAGGAAAAGGAGCAGAAAATGGGATCTTGGTGAAAGATGCCCAAAGTTTAGAAATAGCCCACAAAGTAAACGCCATTGTACTGGATAAAACCGGTACTTTAACCAAAGGTCGTCCCGAAGCCGAAGAGTTTATCTGGGTTAGTAATAAAAGCAATTATTCAGAAGTAAAAGAAGCAGTGTTGGCCATCGAACAACGTTCCGAACACCCTTTAGCCGAAGCCATTACGCAGAACTTACGTTTAGATGAATTAAAACCAGTAAATATAGAAGAATTTAAAAGTATAACGGGCCAAGGCGTACAAGCCAAAGTTGGCAATCAGTTATACTCAATTGGTAACCGTACGCTACTTCTGGATTCCGGTATTGTTATTTCAGAGAGAGCCGAACAAATAATGAAGGAGCAAGGCGAATTAGCCAAAACGCTGATATTCGTAGCCGTCGAACAGGAACTCGTGGCTGTAATTCCGGTAACGGATCAGATAAAAGAAACCTCCGTACACGCCGTCCGGGAACTGCAAAATTTAGGATTAGCTGTTTACTTACTTACCGGCGATAACCAGCAAGCTGCCGAAGCTATCGCCCGGCAAACAGGTATTGTACATGTAACAGCAGGCGTATCGCCAACTGGTAAAGCAGATTACGTGAAGCAACTGCAACAGAATAATTTAACCGTGGCGATGGTAGGCGATGGCATTAATGACTCGCCCGCTCTGGCCCAGGCCGATTTAGGAATTGCGATGGGACAAGGTACCGATGTGGCTATGGAAACGGCGGGTTTAACGCTGATGCAATCGGACCTGCGTTCTATTGCCAAAGCCATAAAACTCTCCCGGGCTACCGTTAGTACTATCCGGCAAAACCTTTTCTGGGCCTTTATCTATAACTTAATCGGTATTCCTATCGCGGCGGGGGTATTATATCCCATAAACGGCTATTTATTAAATCCCATGCTGGCTGGAGCGGCTATGGCGCTTAGTTCCGTATCGGTGGTGGCCAATAGTTTACGGCTGCGCCGATTAATGCTGTAG
- the def gene encoding peptide deformylase → MIYPIIAYGDPVLRTKTKAIPQDYPDLKKLVADMYETMYHAHGVGLAAPQISKGLRLFVIDSAPFEEDEEKKKLAVKQAFINPQILEENGEEWAFEEGCLSIPGVREDVIRPEKVIIRYFDEDWNQHEKTFDGMVARIIQHEYDHIEGVLFTDHLSGFRKRLIKSKLTKISKGDVDADYVMRFYGNKK, encoded by the coding sequence ATGATATATCCCATTATCGCTTACGGCGACCCCGTTTTACGCACGAAAACCAAAGCTATTCCGCAGGATTACCCGGATTTAAAAAAACTGGTGGCCGATATGTACGAGACCATGTACCATGCCCATGGAGTTGGGTTAGCCGCGCCGCAGATTAGTAAAGGTCTCCGGTTGTTTGTAATTGATTCGGCTCCTTTTGAAGAAGACGAGGAAAAGAAAAAATTAGCTGTGAAGCAAGCTTTTATTAATCCGCAGATATTAGAAGAAAACGGCGAGGAGTGGGCTTTTGAAGAAGGCTGCCTGAGTATTCCGGGTGTTCGCGAAGATGTTATCCGGCCCGAAAAGGTGATTATCCGGTACTTTGATGAAGATTGGAACCAGCACGAAAAAACCTTTGACGGCATGGTCGCCCGGATCATTCAGCACGAATACGACCACATCGAAGGCGTACTGTTTACCGATCATTTATCGGGTTTTCGGAAGCGCTTAATTAAAAGCAAACTTACTAAAATTAGCAAAGGCGATGTAGATGCCGATTACGTGATGCGCTTTTACGGCAATAAAAAGTAA